One window from the genome of candidate division TA06 bacterium encodes:
- a CDS encoding RNA-binding protein, translating to MPGTKLYVGNFDYSVTSKELEELFSAHGEVTQVNVIEGRGFGFVEMSSQSEAEKAKEALDGSDFKGQTLKVDDARPPRKKERRGGRR from the coding sequence ATGCCAGGCACCAAGCTTTATGTGGGGAATTTTGACTATTCTGTGACCAGCAAAGAACTGGAGGAATTATTCTCCGCTCATGGTGAAGTCACGCAAGTCAATGTGATTGAAGGTAGAGGGTTTGGATTTGTTGAAATGTCCAGTCAATCCGAAGCTGAAAAAGCGAAAGAAGCATTGGATGGTTCTGATTTCAAAGGACAAACCTTGAAGGTCGACGATGCTCGCCCGCCTAGAAAAAAGGAGAGAAGAGGGGGCCGAAGATAA
- a CDS encoding ABC transporter substrate-binding protein — MKRWASITITLVAVLAVLAGCAKEPEHVKIGYLPTPADILFFVAIKEGCFKKQALEVTPVKFGTANEAMNALVRGEVDLLAHIGFTTIFALEQKTPGLLRIFLPAGEGEGHVVSQIIVRKDAGIESVDDLKGRKIGCSHGITNLKWLGLMLKKMGFDPQKDVTIVQVGRSMLIQGLARHEYDALYAMEPRTTKAIEQGIGISLLDNPRSKYIMDPFLSGSLVMPAKLVKEEPEKAKRIYVAFERASRFLRKNPDKAKELLPKYTGLSYRLLQRIHVQAIYEPTDEIIDLIQKEADLLHEFRLLLGKVDVKPMILTRNHLR, encoded by the coding sequence ATGAAACGCTGGGCGTCAATCACAATAACCCTCGTGGCTGTGCTGGCCGTTCTTGCGGGTTGCGCTAAGGAACCGGAGCACGTGAAAATCGGATACCTCCCAACACCTGCTGACATCTTGTTCTTCGTCGCGATCAAAGAAGGCTGTTTCAAAAAGCAAGCCCTGGAAGTCACCCCAGTCAAGTTTGGAACTGCCAACGAAGCAATGAATGCGTTGGTGCGCGGTGAGGTTGATCTCCTGGCGCACATTGGTTTCACTACTATCTTTGCGCTTGAACAGAAGACCCCGGGGCTGCTGAGAATCTTCCTTCCGGCAGGTGAGGGGGAAGGGCACGTAGTAAGCCAGATCATCGTTAGAAAAGACGCAGGCATCGAATCCGTTGATGACTTGAAGGGGCGCAAAATAGGATGCTCCCACGGGATCACTAATCTGAAGTGGCTTGGGCTGATGCTCAAAAAGATGGGATTTGATCCGCAGAAAGACGTTACGATCGTTCAGGTCGGCAGATCTATGCTCATCCAGGGGCTGGCCAGGCACGAGTACGATGCTCTCTATGCCATGGAACCACGTACGACCAAGGCAATAGAACAGGGGATAGGAATCTCGCTACTCGATAATCCCCGTAGCAAATATATCATGGATCCCTTCCTCTCGGGATCGCTCGTTATGCCGGCGAAGCTAGTCAAGGAAGAGCCCGAGAAAGCGAAGAGAATCTATGTAGCGTTTGAGAGAGCCTCTCGATTTCTCCGCAAAAACCCTGACAAAGCGAAGGAGCTGCTTCCGAAGTATACTGGTCTAAGTTATAGACTCCTACAACGAATTCACGTTCAGGCTATCTACGAGCCCACCGATGAGATAATCGACCTGATACAGAAGGAGGCGGACCTTCTCCATGAGTTCAGACTCCTCTTGGGCAAAGTAGACGTGAAACCCATGATCCTCACCCGCAACCACCTGCGCTAA